The following proteins are co-located in the Chroococcidiopsis sp. TS-821 genome:
- the speB gene encoding agmatinase yields MLAQTSTAVTPFLGADVAADYAAAQVVILPIPYEATTTYRRGCETGPDAILAASQQVEYYDEELDWETGLDVGIYTHPSIADTRKGAVTSEEMLQVTRETVFKLVRDGKFVISLGGEHSITTGVVEAYRQAYPDESFTVVQIDAHGDLRHEYEGSIHNHACVMRRIVDMGLPTVQIGIRAICKEEADLIKEKNLTVFRAREIAAQPNWIENAIAAIPTEKVFLTIDLDGIDPTLIPGVGTPEPGGLNWYALTTFLRGVFDKHQVIGCDVMELAPVTDSVVSEFTAAKLVYKLIGYQAVAQGWGKN; encoded by the coding sequence ATGCTGGCTCAAACTTCTACAGCGGTTACACCCTTCCTCGGCGCAGACGTCGCGGCGGATTATGCGGCGGCACAAGTCGTCATTTTACCAATTCCCTACGAAGCAACAACAACGTATCGGCGTGGTTGTGAAACTGGTCCTGATGCAATTCTCGCAGCATCGCAGCAAGTGGAATACTATGACGAGGAACTCGACTGGGAAACAGGACTTGATGTAGGCATCTATACGCATCCCTCGATTGCAGATACTCGCAAAGGGGCTGTCACCTCCGAGGAAATGTTGCAAGTTACCAGAGAAACTGTTTTCAAGCTCGTGCGAGACGGTAAATTTGTCATTTCCTTAGGCGGCGAACACAGTATTACCACAGGCGTTGTGGAGGCGTATCGTCAAGCGTATCCTGATGAATCCTTTACCGTTGTCCAAATTGACGCGCATGGAGATTTACGCCACGAGTACGAAGGCTCAATTCATAACCATGCTTGCGTGATGCGACGGATTGTTGATATGGGATTACCGACGGTTCAAATTGGCATTCGCGCGATTTGTAAAGAAGAAGCTGATTTGATTAAAGAAAAAAATCTCACCGTGTTTCGCGCGCGGGAAATTGCTGCACAACCGAATTGGATCGAAAACGCGATCGCCGCAATTCCCACAGAAAAGGTATTTCTGACGATTGACTTAGATGGCATTGACCCCACACTGATTCCTGGTGTTGGAACTCCTGAACCTGGCGGTTTGAACTGGTATGCACTGACAACATTTCTGCGTGGCGTCTTTGACAAACATCAAGTTATCGGCTGCGACGTCATGGAATTAGCCCCAGTAACTGATTCGGTCGTTTCAGAATTTACCGCCGCTAAGCTCGTTTACAAACTAATTGGCTATCAAGCCGTCGCTCAAGGCTGGGGGAAGAATTAA